The following proteins are co-located in the Myroides profundi genome:
- a CDS encoding RagB/SusD family nutrient uptake outer membrane protein, whose amino-acid sequence MKKYLYSSLVLGSLLMLGACSDDFTENSQTDGVSGEVIEQMGVNPELALSMANNIGNSTQLIQRKSGVGSSTGHADFGQKSIEIMMDGMSNDVMYKRYNWFTYSYNYDDRLESYDTSIIYNYFTRVVNTANRAISLVVKSQPTKFQDNPVYARALGIRGYAYLYLIQLYGYDGDGVPTQIVDADGNIVDTFSRASIVDVNKMIERDLLQSYDVLKSIPNAATKEQLNKNIVAGILSRYYLYVENFAEAKRFAELALDGNLTPNSFEVVNNGTFAELNNLDWMWGANIDGGRTTTYASYFSHMDSFNVGYAKPSDTEKSVDRRLYDGMNATDKRKVEWFADGTTRYYSVHWKEVDSNGKPVGKVLPKYLNTKFRDVTAFLGDYSYMRKTEMFFNYMEAAYRLGDEGTALKMLKEYMQSRDDKYAANLSGEELFKEIQKQKRIEFWGEGFGLLDMKRWKVGLERDYEGTNHTLDGGVLNIKYPSAKFTYQFPIHTFNASNGALKQNPVG is encoded by the coding sequence ATGAAAAAATATTTATATTCTAGTTTAGTTCTAGGTAGCTTACTTATGTTAGGTGCCTGTTCTGATGATTTTACAGAGAATAGCCAAACTGATGGTGTATCAGGAGAGGTTATTGAGCAGATGGGAGTTAATCCTGAGTTAGCATTATCGATGGCTAATAATATTGGAAACTCTACTCAACTTATACAACGTAAATCAGGTGTAGGTAGTAGTACAGGACATGCTGATTTTGGTCAGAAGTCAATAGAGATTATGATGGATGGTATGAGTAACGATGTTATGTACAAACGTTATAACTGGTTTACATATTCATATAATTATGATGATCGTTTAGAGTCTTATGATACAAGTATTATTTACAACTATTTTACAAGAGTTGTAAATACTGCTAACCGAGCTATTAGTTTAGTTGTTAAATCTCAGCCAACCAAATTCCAGGATAATCCAGTTTATGCTCGTGCATTGGGTATTAGAGGATATGCTTATTTGTATTTAATACAATTATACGGTTATGATGGTGATGGTGTTCCAACTCAAATTGTAGATGCGGACGGTAATATTGTTGATACATTTAGTCGTGCTTCTATTGTTGATGTAAATAAAATGATTGAACGTGATTTATTACAATCTTATGATGTACTTAAAAGTATTCCAAATGCAGCAACAAAAGAACAATTAAATAAGAATATTGTTGCTGGTATTTTATCTAGATACTATTTATACGTTGAAAATTTTGCTGAAGCTAAAAGATTTGCGGAATTAGCTTTAGATGGTAATTTAACTCCTAATAGCTTTGAAGTTGTTAATAATGGAACTTTTGCTGAGTTAAATAACTTAGATTGGATGTGGGGTGCTAATATAGATGGAGGTAGAACAACTACTTATGCTTCTTATTTCTCTCATATGGATTCATTTAATGTAGGTTATGCAAAACCAAGTGATACTGAAAAATCTGTGGATAGACGTTTATATGATGGTATGAATGCTACTGATAAACGTAAAGTAGAGTGGTTTGCTGATGGAACTACAAGATATTATAGTGTACACTGGAAAGAGGTAGATTCTAATGGTAAGCCTGTAGGAAAAGTATTACCTAAGTATTTAAATACTAAGTTTAGAGATGTTACTGCTTTCTTAGGTGATTATTCTTATATGAGAAAGACAGAAATGTTCTTTAACTATATGGAAGCTGCTTATAGATTAGGTGATGAAGGTACTGCTTTGAAAATGTTAAAAGAGTACATGCAATCTCGTGATGATAAATATGCTGCTAACTTATCAGGAGAGGAGTTATTTAAAGAAATCCAAAAACAAAAACGTATTGAGTTTTGGGGTGAAGGATTTGGATTACTTGATATGAAACGTTGGAAAGTTGGTTTAGAACGTGATTATGAAGGTACAAACCATACATTAGATGGAGGAGTACTTAATATCAAATATCCAAGTGCTAAGTTTACTTACCAATTCCCGATTCATACTTTTAATGCTTCTAATGGAGCTTTAAAACAGAATCCAGTAGGATAA
- a CDS encoding SusC/RagA family TonB-linked outer membrane protein — MISKLRWTLALAAGLAVQTSFAQEKTLSGVVSEGGLPLPGVSVVIKGTNEGTQTDLDGNYSLKVKPGDVLVYSFIGMNDKEYKVSTASKYDVVMAAEEEMLDEVVVTAYGTQSKTSIAGSIAVVDTKQLKDVTSADVTQGLVGKVAGVQIMNNSGSPGESATIRFRGIGSISASSEPLIVLDGVPFNGTLASINNADIDNISFLKDASAAALYGNRGANGVIIVTTKKGQSGKTRVSVDSKVGINSKNFRDYDKMTNPAKYYESYYAAMRNNSINTGSSIADASLIASNNLITGGLGLRYNIYDVPNNQLIDPTTGRMNPNAQLKYHELYDDFFFRDGLFTQNNISVSGGTDDTTFLLSLGHDKNEGIVETNNYEKTTGRLNIDSRINKTFKIGGSVSYAHIENKNPLGGEYVRGNNTGLSNPFYWSARIAPIYPVHAYDASGNIMYNEVGNALYDDGSGKLTGTVRPFGSNSNPYAQGLNDYRKTVTDQVFASTYLDMKIADGLTFKYVISADYQNDVIRYTMNPTYGSGDVVKGRVNQRDNKMFAVTNQQLLNYNKWFGQHSVDILLGHETMRRDKDRLYVQRSNMLFPDSPYINHAGVIRSAEGGKEIYSLEGYFAKLNYGYNNKYFVNASIRRDASSYFHPDNKWGTFFGVGGAWVISAENFMKDITWIDQLKLKTSYGEQGNDNLLRMNPYEDQWIINPSVDPNAPLEILLDFKGNKNITWEKNKNFNAGFEGSFLNGRISVDAEYFVRRVDDMLFMVPLPASTGVLETPMNAGNMKNTGVEVNLTGEIVRTQDLKVSLNINGTHYKNKITSLPEGQKEIVAGQFIRTEGGSIYDYYLKEYVGVNQENGNAQFIKVDKKTGERTIVEDWNAATYQKMDKSPLPSVYGGFGLNVEYKNFDFGANFAYQLGGYGYDTKYTSFFALKPGQNLHNDFSKTWDPVTKQGSMPRVDVNTRAYNGSTLALIKSDYLSLQNLTLGYTFPKEVTSKLGLDRLRIYGVADNVALWSKRKGYDPRLSVTGLSGTGYNLYSTYAFGINLQF, encoded by the coding sequence ATGATTTCTAAGTTAAGATGGACTTTAGCTCTGGCAGCAGGGCTAGCTGTGCAAACTTCTTTTGCACAAGAAAAGACTCTATCTGGAGTAGTATCAGAAGGTGGACTTCCATTACCAGGTGTAAGCGTGGTAATCAAGGGGACTAACGAGGGTACTCAAACAGATCTAGATGGAAACTACTCTCTTAAGGTAAAACCTGGAGATGTATTAGTATATTCTTTTATCGGAATGAACGATAAGGAGTATAAAGTGTCTACAGCTTCTAAGTATGACGTAGTTATGGCTGCGGAAGAAGAGATGCTAGATGAGGTTGTCGTAACAGCTTATGGTACGCAAAGTAAAACATCTATTGCAGGATCTATTGCAGTAGTTGATACAAAGCAACTTAAAGACGTTACATCTGCTGATGTTACTCAAGGGTTAGTCGGTAAAGTAGCTGGGGTTCAGATTATGAATAACAGTGGTTCGCCAGGTGAGAGTGCTACTATTCGTTTTAGAGGTATTGGTTCTATCTCTGCGAGTTCTGAGCCATTAATCGTATTAGATGGTGTTCCTTTTAATGGTACGTTAGCGTCTATTAATAATGCTGATATCGATAATATTTCTTTCTTAAAAGATGCTTCTGCTGCAGCTTTATATGGTAATAGAGGGGCAAACGGGGTAATTATCGTTACGACAAAAAAAGGTCAATCAGGGAAAACTAGAGTTTCTGTAGATTCTAAAGTAGGTATTAATAGCAAAAACTTTAGAGATTATGATAAGATGACTAATCCTGCTAAGTATTACGAGTCTTATTATGCAGCTATGAGAAATAACTCTATCAATACTGGGTCTTCTATTGCTGATGCTTCTTTAATCGCTAGTAATAACTTAATCACAGGTGGATTAGGATTAAGATATAACATCTATGATGTTCCTAATAACCAATTAATCGACCCTACTACTGGTAGAATGAACCCTAACGCTCAGTTGAAATATCACGAGCTTTATGATGATTTCTTCTTTAGAGATGGATTATTTACACAGAATAATATTAGTGTTTCTGGAGGTACTGATGATACTACGTTTTTATTGTCTTTAGGACATGATAAAAACGAAGGTATCGTTGAGACTAATAATTATGAGAAAACTACTGGTCGTTTAAATATTGATTCTCGTATCAATAAAACATTCAAAATCGGTGGAAGCGTAAGCTATGCTCATATTGAAAATAAAAACCCATTAGGAGGTGAATACGTAAGAGGTAATAATACAGGATTAAGCAACCCATTCTATTGGTCTGCAAGAATTGCTCCTATATACCCAGTACATGCTTATGATGCTAGTGGAAACATCATGTATAATGAAGTAGGTAATGCTTTATATGATGATGGATCAGGGAAATTAACAGGAACAGTAAGACCTTTTGGTAGTAACTCTAACCCTTATGCGCAAGGATTAAATGATTACAGAAAGACAGTAACTGATCAAGTTTTTGCTTCTACATACTTAGATATGAAAATTGCAGACGGATTAACATTTAAATATGTTATTTCTGCTGATTATCAAAATGATGTTATTCGCTATACAATGAATCCAACTTATGGTTCTGGAGACGTTGTAAAAGGACGTGTAAATCAACGTGATAATAAAATGTTTGCAGTGACTAACCAACAGTTATTAAACTATAACAAATGGTTCGGACAACACTCTGTTGATATCTTATTAGGTCACGAGACTATGAGAAGAGATAAAGACAGATTATACGTTCAACGTTCTAATATGTTATTCCCAGATAGCCCTTATATCAACCATGCAGGTGTTATACGTAGTGCTGAAGGAGGAAAAGAAATTTATTCATTAGAAGGATACTTCGCTAAACTTAATTACGGATATAATAATAAGTATTTCGTGAATGCTAGTATTAGACGTGATGCTTCTTCTTATTTCCACCCAGATAATAAATGGGGTACTTTCTTTGGAGTTGGTGGAGCTTGGGTAATCTCAGCAGAAAACTTCATGAAAGATATTACTTGGATTGACCAATTAAAATTAAAAACTAGTTACGGTGAGCAAGGTAATGATAACCTGTTACGTATGAACCCATACGAAGATCAGTGGATTATTAACCCATCTGTAGATCCTAATGCTCCTTTAGAGATTTTATTAGACTTTAAAGGAAACAAAAATATTACATGGGAGAAAAATAAAAACTTCAATGCTGGTTTTGAGGGATCTTTCTTAAATGGTAGAATTTCTGTTGATGCTGAGTATTTCGTAAGAAGAGTGGATGATATGTTATTCATGGTTCCACTTCCTGCTTCTACGGGGGTATTAGAAACTCCAATGAATGCTGGTAATATGAAAAATACAGGGGTAGAGGTTAACCTGACTGGAGAAATTGTTCGTACACAAGATTTAAAAGTTAGTTTAAATATCAACGGAACTCACTATAAGAACAAAATTACTTCTTTACCTGAAGGGCAAAAAGAAATCGTAGCTGGACAATTTATCCGTACAGAAGGTGGATCTATCTATGATTACTACTTAAAAGAATATGTAGGTGTTAATCAAGAAAATGGTAATGCGCAGTTCATTAAAGTAGATAAGAAAACAGGAGAGAGAACTATTGTAGAAGATTGGAATGCTGCAACTTACCAGAAAATGGATAAGTCACCATTACCATCAGTATATGGAGGTTTTGGATTAAATGTTGAGTATAAAAACTTTGACTTTGGAGCTAACTTTGCTTACCAATTAGGAGGGTATGGATATGATACAAAATATACTAGCTTCTTCGCATTAAAACCAGGTCAAAATTTGCACAATGACTTTAGTAAAACTTGGGATCCAGTTACAAAACAAGGATCTATGCCACGTGTAGATGTTAATACTCGTGCATATAATGGTTCTACTTTAGCATTAATTAAATCTGACTACTTAAGTTTACAAAACCTTACTTTAGGTTATACATTCCCTAAAGAAGTAACTTCTAAGTTAGGTTTAGATCGTCTACGTATCTATGGAGTTGCTGATAACGTGGCTTTATGGTCAAAACGTAAAGGATATGATCCAAGATTAAGTGTGACAGGTTTATCTGGAACAGGATATAACTTGTATTCTACTTATGCATTTGGAATTAACCTTCAATTTTAA
- a CDS encoding ribonuclease HII, with the protein MLLKNFSEFSLEAGTDEAGRGCIAGPVTAAAVILPLDFINEEINDSKKITSKIRYKLRDIIEDQALTYKVTHLHEDVIEELNILHASIKAMTLSVLDLDPKPEFLIIDGNKFTPIPDLPHQCIVKGDMKYLSLAAASILAKTYRDDYMDKIHEEFPMYNWKKNKGYPTKEHREAIAKYGPCKYHRMSFKLLPDQLKLDI; encoded by the coding sequence ATGTTATTAAAAAATTTCTCAGAGTTTAGCTTAGAAGCTGGTACTGACGAAGCTGGTAGAGGATGTATCGCTGGCCCTGTAACGGCTGCTGCTGTTATACTCCCACTAGACTTTATCAATGAAGAAATAAACGATTCTAAAAAAATCACCTCTAAGATACGATACAAACTCCGAGATATCATAGAAGATCAAGCATTAACTTATAAAGTAACTCATCTGCACGAAGATGTGATCGAAGAACTAAACATCTTACACGCTTCTATTAAGGCGATGACTCTTTCTGTACTTGACTTAGACCCTAAACCAGAGTTTCTTATCATAGATGGTAATAAGTTCACTCCTATCCCAGATTTACCTCATCAGTGTATTGTCAAAGGGGATATGAAATATCTAAGCTTAGCAGCTGCCTCTATATTAGCGAAGACGTATCGAGATGACTATATGGATAAAATCCATGAGGAATTCCCAATGTACAATTGGAAAAAAAACAAAGGATACCCTACTAAAGAACACAGAGAAGCTATTGCGAAATATGGTCCTTGTAAATACCATAGAATGTCTTTTAAACTTCTACCTGATCAATTAAAACTAGACATATAA
- the hemL gene encoding glutamate-1-semialdehyde 2,1-aminomutase, translating into MLYQRSSKLFAEAEKVIPGGVNSPVRAFKSVGGTPIFVKEAKGAYLYDEDGNKLIDYINSWGPMILGHAYEPVVNAVVEKAKLGTSFGMPTEIETQIAELAVSMVPNIDKIRFVNSGTEACMSAIRLARGYTDREKIIKFKGCYHGHSDSFLISAGSGAVTFGSPNSPGVTAGTAKDTLLADYNDLSNVESILEANKGEVAAIIIEPVAGNMGCVPPAKGFLEGLRALCDKHGTLLIFDEVMTGFRLAKGGAQELFGVNADIVTFGKVIGGGLPVGAFASRNEIMNYLAPVGPVYQAGTLSGNPLAMAAGLTMLQEINKDADLFKRLEEKTAYLEKGMRKVLTDNNVAYTINRVGSMISVFFDKREVVDFETAGYGNNDTFKKFFHGLLAEGVYIAPSSYETWFITDALTYEDLDYTINAVNKIFS; encoded by the coding sequence ATGTTATACCAAAGAAGTAGTAAGCTTTTTGCAGAAGCTGAGAAAGTGATACCAGGAGGAGTAAACTCTCCAGTACGTGCTTTTAAATCTGTCGGAGGAACTCCTATCTTCGTTAAAGAGGCTAAAGGAGCATATTTATACGATGAAGATGGTAATAAACTTATAGATTATATTAACTCTTGGGGGCCTATGATCTTAGGACATGCTTATGAGCCAGTAGTTAATGCTGTAGTCGAAAAAGCAAAATTAGGTACTTCTTTCGGGATGCCTACAGAAATAGAGACACAGATAGCAGAGCTAGCTGTATCTATGGTGCCTAATATTGATAAAATACGCTTTGTGAATTCTGGTACAGAAGCTTGTATGAGTGCTATCAGATTAGCTAGAGGGTATACAGATAGAGAGAAGATTATTAAATTTAAAGGTTGTTATCACGGACATTCAGATTCGTTCTTGATCTCTGCTGGAAGTGGAGCTGTTACTTTCGGATCTCCTAATAGTCCTGGGGTAACTGCTGGTACAGCAAAAGATACATTACTTGCTGACTATAATGATTTAAGTAATGTAGAATCTATCCTAGAAGCAAATAAAGGAGAAGTAGCAGCGATCATCATCGAGCCAGTAGCCGGTAATATGGGATGTGTACCTCCAGCTAAAGGATTTTTAGAAGGATTAAGAGCACTATGTGATAAGCATGGTACACTATTGATCTTTGATGAGGTGATGACAGGATTCCGTTTAGCAAAAGGTGGAGCACAAGAATTATTCGGTGTGAATGCTGATATCGTTACTTTTGGTAAAGTAATTGGAGGAGGATTGCCAGTAGGAGCTTTTGCTTCTCGTAATGAAATTATGAATTACCTTGCACCAGTGGGGCCTGTATACCAAGCAGGAACACTATCTGGGAACCCATTAGCTATGGCTGCTGGTCTTACGATGTTACAAGAAATTAATAAAGATGCTGATCTATTTAAACGTCTTGAAGAAAAGACAGCTTATTTAGAAAAAGGTATGCGCAAGGTATTAACAGATAATAACGTAGCTTATACGATTAACCGTGTGGGATCGATGATCTCTGTATTCTTTGACAAAAGAGAAGTAGTTGATTTCGAAACAGCAGGGTATGGTAATAACGATACATTTAAGAAGTTCTTCCATGGACTATTAGCAGAAGGAGTATATATCGCTCCATCATCGTATGAAACATGGTTTATTACAGATGCATTGACTTACGAAGATTTAGATTACACGATTAATGCAGTGAATAAGATCTTCTCTTAA
- a CDS encoding glucosaminidase domain-containing protein, with protein MPKSKALTTKRYPAPTGKKVKEKELVSKSEYRDKLQKNEVDRKKEEKKRSSSEVLEATSRLSVTTDMIRDYILTYKDAAKDNMKTYGIPASIKLAQGVLESGSGQGTLSRNANNHFGIKCHQGWDGESVRHTDDAPDECFRKYSNPNESYTDHSLFLTNRGRYSDLFLLEKDDYEGWAVGLKSAGYATDPRYADKLISLIERYELYKYDAEVLNKTVTGPRPRTVATTTDKPITVTETKSTSKSTQSSTKSKGTVHVVKKGDTLYSISKRYNTTVAQVQKMNKLTGTNLSIGQTLKIK; from the coding sequence ATGCCTAAGAGTAAGGCTCTAACTACGAAGAGATATCCTGCTCCTACTGGGAAAAAAGTAAAAGAAAAAGAACTCGTGTCTAAGTCTGAGTATAGAGATAAGCTTCAGAAGAATGAAGTAGATAGAAAAAAAGAAGAGAAGAAGAGAAGCTCTAGTGAGGTCTTAGAAGCTACGTCTAGACTAAGTGTGACTACTGATATGATACGTGACTATATCCTTACGTATAAAGATGCTGCAAAAGATAATATGAAGACATACGGAATCCCTGCTAGTATTAAGTTAGCTCAGGGGGTATTAGAATCTGGATCAGGACAAGGTACACTGAGTAGAAATGCTAATAACCACTTCGGTATTAAATGTCATCAAGGATGGGACGGTGAGTCTGTGCGCCATACAGATGATGCCCCAGACGAATGCTTTAGAAAATATAGTAATCCTAATGAGTCTTATACAGACCACTCTCTATTCTTAACGAATAGAGGACGTTATAGTGATCTGTTCTTATTAGAAAAAGATGACTATGAAGGGTGGGCAGTAGGGCTAAAGAGTGCTGGGTATGCTACTGATCCTAGATATGCTGATAAACTGATCAGTCTTATCGAACGATATGAACTGTATAAATACGATGCTGAGGTGCTAAACAAGACTGTGACAGGGCCAAGACCTAGAACAGTAGCGACAACGACTGATAAGCCGATTACAGTAACAGAAACTAAATCTACATCGAAGTCTACTCAGTCTAGTACTAAGAGTAAAGGGACTGTACATGTAGTGAAAAAAGGTGATACATTATACTCTATCTCTAAGAGATATAATACGACTGTAGCACAGGTGCAGAAAATGAATAAATTAACAGGAACAAACCTTTCAATAGGTCAAACTTTAAAAATAAAATAA
- a CDS encoding 1-aminocyclopropane-1-carboxylate deaminase/D-cysteine desulfhydrase, whose product MFENENVYNEQLKVELPSGITIFVKREDLLHEEVSGNKFRKLKYNILKAQELGYSKLLTFGGAYSNHIAATAAAGRICGVETIGIIRGEELENNYAGNSTLTKAVEDGMTLGFLTRTDYRNKGAVEIIDRLKARYGDFYLVPEGGTNEEAIKGTEEILKEGDEAFDYICTAVGTGGTIAGIINSSHQNQTILGFPALKGSFLYEDIRKFVTNNNWDLVLDYHFGGYAKYNEKLLSFLRELYKQTGVLFDPIYNGKMIYGVLEEIKKGRFKDNSKILVIHTGGLQGWNEKIKI is encoded by the coding sequence ATGTTTGAGAACGAGAATGTATATAATGAACAATTAAAAGTAGAATTGCCTAGCGGGATTACTATTTTTGTCAAAAGAGAAGATTTATTACATGAGGAAGTATCAGGTAATAAGTTTAGAAAATTAAAGTACAATATTTTAAAAGCGCAAGAGTTAGGATATAGTAAGCTTTTGACATTCGGTGGCGCATATTCTAACCATATAGCAGCTACTGCCGCAGCAGGGCGTATCTGTGGAGTAGAGACGATAGGCATCATTAGAGGCGAAGAGCTAGAGAATAACTACGCAGGTAATTCAACACTAACGAAGGCAGTAGAGGATGGAATGACATTAGGCTTTCTGACTCGTACGGATTATAGAAATAAAGGAGCGGTAGAGATCATCGATAGACTAAAAGCTAGGTATGGAGATTTTTACTTAGTGCCAGAAGGAGGAACCAATGAAGAGGCGATAAAGGGGACTGAAGAAATATTAAAAGAAGGTGACGAGGCTTTTGATTATATCTGTACAGCTGTAGGAACAGGGGGGACGATAGCAGGTATTATTAACAGTTCTCATCAGAATCAAACAATATTAGGCTTTCCTGCCCTTAAAGGAAGCTTTTTATATGAGGATATTCGTAAGTTTGTTACTAACAATAATTGGGACCTAGTCTTAGACTATCACTTCGGAGGATATGCTAAGTATAATGAGAAGTTGTTATCATTTTTAAGAGAGCTCTATAAACAAACAGGCGTTTTGTTTGACCCTATTTATAATGGTAAGATGATATACGGGGTATTAGAAGAGATTAAGAAAGGAAGATTTAAGGATAATAGTAAAATACTTGTAATACACACTGGTGGCTTACAAGGTTGGAACGAAAAGATTAAAATTTAG
- a CDS encoding urocanate hydratase, whose protein sequence is MTFQEHILQGIPTVLPPKKEYDLSINHAPKRKEILSDDEKVLALKNALRYFPSENHSTLIPEFKEELEKYGRIYMYRLRPDYKMYARPIDEYPGQCLQAKAIMLMIQNNLDYAVAQHPHELITYGGNGAVFSNWAQYLLTMKYLGEMTDEQTLVMYSGHPMGLFPSHKNAPRVVVTNGMMIPNYSKPDDWEKFNALGVTQYGQMTAGSYMYIGPQGIVHGTTITVLNGGRKIAKNGEGLAGKLFVTSGLGGMSGAQPKAGNIAGCITVCAEVNPKAVHTRHSQGWVDEVVTDINALVVRVKKAQENKEIVSIAYQGNVVDIWEEFDKQDLYIDLGSDQTSLHNPWAGGYYPVGVAFEEANDLMANNPAKFKELVQESLRRQATAINKHTAKGTYFFDYGNAFLLEASRAGADVMAANNIDFRYPSYVQDIMGPMCFDYGFGPFRWVCTSGNPEDLAKTDEIACEVLEEMIKNSPVEIQQQMADNIRWIKGAQENKLVVGSQARILYADAEGRINIARAFNDAIKAGKIGPVVLGRDHHDVSGTDSPYRETSNIYDGSKFTADMAIHNVIGDSFRGATWVSIHNGGGVGWGEVINGGFGMLLDGTIEAQKRLESMLFWDVNNGIARRSWARNDEAIFAIKRAMEVEPLLKVTIPNIVDENLLK, encoded by the coding sequence ATGACTTTTCAAGAACATATTTTACAAGGGATACCGACTGTGTTACCTCCTAAGAAAGAGTATGATTTATCTATCAACCACGCTCCTAAGAGAAAAGAAATCTTATCAGATGATGAGAAAGTACTAGCTCTTAAGAATGCGCTACGCTATTTCCCAAGTGAGAATCACAGCACACTTATCCCTGAGTTCAAAGAAGAACTTGAAAAGTACGGAAGAATCTATATGTACCGTCTACGCCCTGACTACAAGATGTATGCTAGACCGATAGATGAGTATCCTGGACAATGTCTACAAGCGAAGGCGATCATGCTGATGATCCAAAACAACCTTGACTATGCTGTAGCTCAACATCCACATGAGTTAATTACTTACGGAGGTAACGGGGCTGTGTTCTCTAACTGGGCTCAATATCTACTGACGATGAAGTATTTAGGAGAGATGACTGACGAGCAGACGTTAGTAATGTATTCTGGTCATCCTATGGGACTATTCCCTTCTCATAAAAATGCGCCTCGTGTAGTAGTGACTAATGGTATGATGATCCCTAACTACTCTAAACCGGATGATTGGGAGAAGTTCAATGCGTTAGGTGTGACACAGTATGGTCAGATGACCGCAGGTAGCTATATGTATATAGGCCCTCAAGGTATCGTACACGGGACAACTATCACAGTGCTAAACGGTGGTAGAAAAATAGCTAAAAACGGAGAAGGATTAGCAGGTAAGTTATTTGTAACATCAGGTCTTGGAGGGATGAGTGGTGCTCAACCAAAAGCAGGAAATATCGCAGGATGTATTACAGTATGTGCAGAGGTAAACCCTAAAGCAGTACACACAAGACATTCTCAAGGCTGGGTAGATGAAGTAGTAACTGATATCAATGCTTTAGTCGTTCGCGTTAAGAAAGCACAAGAGAATAAAGAAATCGTATCTATCGCATACCAAGGTAACGTAGTCGATATATGGGAAGAATTTGACAAACAAGATTTATACATAGACTTAGGTTCTGACCAGACTTCTCTTCACAACCCTTGGGCAGGTGGATACTATCCAGTAGGTGTTGCTTTTGAAGAGGCAAATGACTTAATGGCTAATAACCCAGCTAAGTTTAAAGAACTAGTACAAGAGTCACTAAGACGACAAGCTACTGCTATTAATAAACATACCGCTAAAGGAACTTATTTCTTTGACTATGGAAATGCCTTCTTATTAGAAGCTTCTAGAGCAGGTGCTGATGTTATGGCAGCTAATAATATCGACTTTAGATACCCTAGTTATGTACAGGACATTATGGGACCAATGTGTTTTGACTACGGATTTGGGCCATTTAGATGGGTATGTACATCTGGAAATCCAGAAGATCTAGCGAAAACAGATGAGATCGCTTGTGAGGTATTAGAAGAGATGATTAAAAACTCTCCTGTAGAAATACAACAACAGATGGCTGATAATATTCGCTGGATAAAAGGAGCTCAAGAAAATAAACTAGTAGTAGGGTCACAAGCTCGTATCTTATATGCGGATGCTGAAGGACGTATTAATATCGCAAGAGCATTTAATGATGCTATTAAAGCAGGTAAGATAGGCCCTGTAGTATTAGGAAGAGATCACCATGATGTATCTGGTACAGACTCTCCATACAGAGAAACGTCTAATATCTATGATGGTTCTAAATTCACAGCTGATATGGCTATCCATAACGTTATCGGAGACAGCTTCAGAGGAGCTACTTGGGTATCTATCCACAATGGTGGTGGTGTAGGTTGGGGAGAAGTAATCAACGGAGGTTTTGGTATGTTACTTGATGGTACTATTGAAGCACAAAAAAGATTAGAGTCAATGTTATTCTGGGACGTTAATAATGGAATCGCTAGAAGAAGCTGGGCAAGAAATGACGAAGCTATTTTTGCAATAAAAAGAGCAATGGAAGTAGAGCCACTTCTAAAAGTGACTATTCCGAATATAGTAGATGAAAACTTATTGAAATAA